The following DNA comes from Mucisphaera calidilacus.
CCGGCAGCGATCCGGATCTGCTCCTTCACGATGTCCACACCCGTGATCATCTCGGTCACCGGGTGCTCCACCTGCACACGCGTGTTGACCTCCATGAGATACATGTCGTTCTTCGAGTCCATCAGGAACTCAACCGTCGCCGCCGAGTAATAACCCGCCGCCGCGACCAGGCGTGCCGCCGACTTGCACAGCTTGTCCGCCGCGTCACGCGTGAGCACAGGGCACGGAGCCTCCTCGATCAGCTTCTGCTTGCGCCGCTGCATCGTGCAGTCACGCTCCCACAGGTGCACCACGTTGCCGTGCGAATCGCCCAGCACCTGCACCTCGACGTGACGCGCGCGGTCGATGAACTTCTCGACGTACACACTCCCGTCGCCGAACGCCGCCTGCGCCTCGGCCTGCGCCGCCTTGAGACCCGCACGCAGCGAGATGTCGTTGTTGGCCACACGCATGCCCCGGCCGCCGCCGCCCGCCGACGCCTTGATCATCACCGGATAGCCGATCTCGCGCGCGACCTTCAGCGCCGCCTCCTCGTCCTCGATCTTGCCCTTCGAGCCCGGCGAGGTCGGGACCTTGTTCTTCACCGCCAGCTGCTTGCACTTGACCTTGTTGCCCAGCGTCTCCATCGCATCGACCGGCGGGCCGATGAACTCGATGTTGCACGACCGGCAGACCTCCGCGAAATGCGAGTTCTCCGCGAGAAACCCGTAACCCGGATGGATCGCATCAACATTCGCGATCTCCGCAGCGGCAATGATGCGCGGGATGTTCAGATAGGATTCCGTCGCGGCAGGCGGCCCGACACAGATCGCACGGTCCGCCAGCTTCACGTGCATCGAGTTGGCGTCCGCCTCGGAATAGATAGCCACCGACTCCACACCCAGCTCACGCGCCGCACGGATGATGCGGATGGCGATCTCTCCTCGGTTGGCGATCAGGATCCTCGAAAACATACGGTCTCATCTCTCTGCGAGACGGGCCATGCCCGCCCGCGGGTTCCGTTGGGTCATCGACACAACCGTGCGCTCATCGCGGCCGATCAGTTCGGGCGGATCTTCATGATCGGCTGGCCGAACTCGACCGCCTCGCCGTTCTTGACCAGGATCTCAGCCACGGTGCCGGATGCCTCGGCCTTGATCTCGTTGAAGACCTTCATCGCCTCGATCAGACAGATGACCGTCTCCGCCGTCA
Coding sequences within:
- the accC gene encoding acetyl-CoA carboxylase biotin carboxylase subunit: MFSRILIANRGEIAIRIIRAARELGVESVAIYSEADANSMHVKLADRAICVGPPAATESYLNIPRIIAAAEIANVDAIHPGYGFLAENSHFAEVCRSCNIEFIGPPVDAMETLGNKVKCKQLAVKNKVPTSPGSKGKIEDEEAALKVAREIGYPVMIKASAGGGGRGMRVANNDISLRAGLKAAQAEAQAAFGDGSVYVEKFIDRARHVEVQVLGDSHGNVVHLWERDCTMQRRKQKLIEEAPCPVLTRDAADKLCKSAARLVAAAGYYSAATVEFLMDSKNDMYLMEVNTRVQVEHPVTEMITGVDIVKEQIRIAAGEKLSFTQKDIKIKGHAIEARINAEDPDRNFAPCAGPIDELYLPGGLGVRVDTHVYAGYRVPPNYDSMIAKLIVHADDRNTAISRLSRSLAEFKVGPIATTVGLHSRLMKNGNFRKSDIDINFVERLLGL